A part of Pieris napi chromosome 9, ilPieNapi1.2, whole genome shotgun sequence genomic DNA contains:
- the LOC125052249 gene encoding WD repeat-containing protein 6 — MSTFIRTDVTCVKFYQQFVLAGIGSVLHVFLRDVDKLKQTLSVLNGQKIYGIVPSKTDNKLIIFGGKQIAIVELDVEKDDFYCVFMPILCDDWVHSAVWKSSNIIAVLTAHNVVETWNTEFQMQCSQNKSIENSILYCGLLVNLLDDVLVLSGTVFSEVLLRFPDEETFYSLKGHKGVIFSITCDYKRGIIITTSDDRSVRIWKVQSQIEKTFDTKVSWTNVENIPCLHELYGHGARVMRNCIISDYVVSVGEDSAICYWDINGKLLRKVTSHTNSCIWSLDAEDNYLVTGGGDSAVIIHPLSVITEYNRNCLSLDLNIISPKKLAFTAQRNIVIMTDCNELIFYNANSNTKTEFKLNHETTYKLLSVSSCKQLIAVVDMSGKFDVFIENCKENVINNIIDTKLDVGKIMSMHWAGNRHLVFCAELGRITILTADNKIDIFATFNLPKCKERWLTAVAINRDNLIAGDRCGNIHIYVKGEMGPIKTFKHIHGRYGPTSIKILNNTDFITTGRDGCIKYFSLTRYLYSRDLDYPWVERFVDNNNKYVCGFQERTFIVYDIVHNIKVLEVQCGGGHRSWDVIRYIQKSNEDFNEFISFIYIKESNINSHTFQLNKIMSKSIFTGTHSKEINCLDSYKYPLDTSITYFVSGGEDTTLRITSLNSVNQLKEELIFRHLSSIRTVKLKELHDNSLLVVSAGGRAQICIRKILFKKIAGSVLVSGEELVNHMIKGTDKERTESRKRGCETDFDPETRVMDLEILSSDNVKFLIFVGCSDGKIRTLEFNLHNNEMNNVDYIEKGLCFLKMRLLELPARRMLICSTSHASLYIWDMPQLIKDYEQHYLIHKSGVNCIATAIISDTDFLMATGGDDNAVSLNYMSVEECVVVKKEVWTSETSHCSQVTGVLIVDNLLVSASIDQRVTVFEWSLLNGLKCEFRSQVFSDVADIQGIQLLQSDKSSLTVCVFGKGMEVMLIQRPPPQSH, encoded by the exons ATGTCGACATTTATCCGAACCGATGTTACTTGTGTAAAGTTTTACCAACAGTTCGTATTAGCAG GGATCGGAAGTGTTTTGCATGTATTTTTAAGAGATGttgacaaattaaaacaaacattaagCGTGTTAAATGGGCAAAAAATCTATGGAATTGTTCCTTCAAAAACggacaataaattaataattttcggGGGCAAACAGATAGCAATTGTTGAGCTTGATGTTGAGAAGGATGATTTTTATTGCGTTTTTATGCCTATATTGTGTGATGACTGGGTTCATTCAGCTGTATGGAAATCTAGTAATATTATTGCAGTACTAACAGCTCACAATGTTGTGGAG ACATGGAATACAGAATTTCAAATGCAGTGCAGTCAGAATAAGAGTATAGAGAACTCAATTTTATACTGTGGGCTACTAGTTAATCTTCTAGATGATGTATTAGTACTAAGTGGTACTGTTTTTTCTGAGGTTCTCCTCAGATTTCCCGATGaagaaacattttattcattaaaaggGCATAAG GGTGTCATATTTTCAATTACATGTGACTACAAAAGAGGAATTATAATAACTACTTCAGATGATAGGTCAGTGAGAATCTGGAAAGTTCAATCCCAAATTGAAAAAACATTTGACACTAAGGTATCTTGGACAAATGTGGAAAATATACCATGTCTACATGAGTTATATGGTCATGGGGCAAGAGTCATGAGAAATTGTATTATCAGTGATTATGTTGTTTCTGTTGGGGAAGATTCAGCTATTTGCTATTGGGACATTAATGGAAAGCTTCTAAGAAAAGTAACATCCCATACCAATTCTTGTATATGGTCACTAGATGCAGAAGATAATTACTTAGTGACTGGAGGAGGAGATAGTGCAGTAATTATTCATCCTTTATCAGTTATAACTGAATACAATAGAAATTGTCTAAGCCtagatttgaatattatatcaCCAAAAAAATTAGCTTTTACAGCTCAAAGGAATATAGTCATTATGACAGACTGCAATGagttaattttctacaatgcTAATTCTAATACTAAAACTGAATTCAAACTAAATCATGAGACAACCTATAAACTCTTAAGTGTTTCATCTTGTAAACAACTTATAGCTGTAGTAGATATGTCAGGAAAATTTGATGTCTTTATTGAAAATTGCAaagaaaatgttataaataatatcatagATACTAAACTTGACGTTGGGAAAATAATGTCCATGCACTGGGCAGGAAACCGCCATTTAGTGTTTTGTGCTGAATTAGGAAGAATAACTATTTTGACTGCtgataataaaattgatatctTTGCCACATTTAATTTACCAAAGTGTAAAGAGCGATGGTTGACAGCAGTAGCTATAAATAGAGACAATCTTATAGCAGGTGACCGATGTggtaacatacatatatatgttaaagGAGAAATGGGaccaattaaaacatttaagcaCATTCATGGAAGATATGGACCtacatcaataaaaattctCAATAATACTGACTTTATTACCACTGGTAGAGATGGATGTATAAAATACTTCTCTTTGACTAGGTATTTGTATAGCAGAGACCTTGATTATCCCTGGGTTGAGAGATTTgttgacaataataataagtatgtGTGTGGTTTTCAAGAGCGGACTTTCATTGTATATGAtattgtacataatataaaggtTTTAGAAGTGCAATGTGGTGGAGGACATAGGTCCTGGGATGTAATACGCTACATACAAAAGAGCAATGaagattttaatgaatttatttcatttatttatatcaaggAGTCGAACATAAATTCACAcacatttcaattaaataaaataatgtccAAAAGTATTTTTACTGGAACACACTCAAAAGAAATCAACTGTTTAGATTCTTATAAATATCCTTTAGATACatctataacatattttgtatCAGGTGGTGAAGATACCACTTTGCGCATAACAAGTTTAAACTCTGTAAATCAACTCAAAGAGGAATTAATATTTAGACACTTGTCCAGTATAAGAACGGTAAAGTTGAAAGAATTACATGATAATTCTTTGCTTGTGGTATCTGCAGGTGGTCGGGCACAAATCTGTATAcgaaagattttatttaagaagatTGCAGGTAGCGTTCTAGTTTCAGGAGAAGAATTGGTGAATCATATGATTAAAGGAACAGACAAAGAACGTACAGAAAGTCGTAAAAGAGGTTGTGAAACTGATTTTGATCCTGAAACAAGAGTGATGGATCTAGAAATTTTGAGCTCAGATAATGtgaagtttttaatatttgttggGTGCTCTGATGGTAAAATTAGAACATTAGAGTTTAATCTGCACAATAATGAAATGAATAATGTGGATTACATTGAAAAAGgcttatgttttttaaagatgAGATTATTAGAACTGCCCGCAAGAAGAATGTTGATATGTTCTACATCACATGCTTCTTTGTATATCTGGGATATGccacaattaattaaagactACGAGCAGCactatttaattcataaatcTGGGGTAAATTGTATTGCTACAGCAATTATTTCTGATACTGACTTTTTAATGGCTACTGGAGGGGATGATAATGCAGTGTCGTTGAATTATATGTCTGTAGAAGAGTGTGTGGTGGTAAAGAAGGAGGTATGGACAAGCGAGACTAGCCATTGCTCTCAAGTGACAGGTGTGCTAATAGTAGACAACCTTCTTGTATCAGCATCCATAGACCAAAGAGTCACAGTATTTGAATGGTCTCTTCTCAATGGACTCAAGTGTGAATTTAGGTCGCAAGTATTTAGCGATGTAGCTGACATACAGGGTATACAACTTCTTCAAAGTGATAA gTCATCATTAACAGTTTGTGTATTTGGGAAAGGCATGGAGGTGATGTTGATTCAACGCCCTCCGCCGCAGTCACACTAG